From the genome of Rhizobium sp. NXC24, one region includes:
- a CDS encoding entericidin, with protein sequence MLKVSLATAMLVLLTLSSCANTVKGMAKDAKETGQAMDSSTHRVLKASN encoded by the coding sequence ATGCTCAAAGTCTCACTCGCCACTGCAATGCTGGTCCTGTTGACGCTATCGTCTTGCGCAAACACGGTAAAGGGAATGGCGAAGGATGCAAAAGAAACCGGCCAGGCGATGGATTCGAGTACGCATCGGGTGCTGAAGGCGTCGAACTAG
- a CDS encoding DUF488 family protein, producing the protein MAHSLLKLKRVYDEPSNEDGRRVLVDRLWPRGLSKKDAELSDWIKEVAPSPELRKWFDHRPERFMDLRERYRQELASNPAVQALLHFEDGPVTLLYGAKDPVHNHAVVLLEFLKTLEDRGS; encoded by the coding sequence ATGGCTCATTCGCTTCTGAAACTGAAACGCGTATATGACGAACCCTCGAACGAAGACGGTCGCAGGGTGCTTGTCGATCGGTTGTGGCCACGCGGTCTATCCAAGAAAGATGCGGAACTGAGCGACTGGATCAAGGAAGTGGCTCCATCGCCGGAGCTCCGGAAGTGGTTTGATCACAGGCCGGAGCGGTTCATGGACTTACGGGAAAGATACCGGCAGGAACTGGCGTCGAATCCGGCGGTGCAGGCATTGCTTCATTTTGAGGATGGACCGGTGACACTGCTGTATGGCGCGAAGGATCCGGTTCACAACCATGCAGTGGTGCTTCTGGAGTTTCTGAAGACCTTGGAAGATCGGGGCTCGTGA
- the repA gene encoding plasmid partitioning protein RepA encodes MALTEQIEQENAFSEDAATKIVRHAGMLSNQLQALRTRMYPPKAEKSLRYFMTNEVSKLTSIPDSTLKLLSNEGRGPVPSRLENNHRAYTLQQINQLRAMFAEQKPSDALRFLPYRQGREHLQVLAVANFKGGSAKTTTSVHLAQYLALHGYRVLAIDLDPQASLSAMFGFQPEIDVQANETIYAALRYDDERRPMKEIIHRTYFDGIDLIPSNLEVMEYEHETPRILAQRLGSREGMFFERLKLALDEVRHRYDVVILDTPPSLGFLTLGAIHASTGMIVTVHPAMLDVSSMSQFLLMMGDLIQVLGESGAVLKQDFFRYLITRHDPNDQPQSQVVAMLRHLFGDDVILPTAIESTAVEAAGLAKRSLYELEMGQVGRDTHRRARDAMDAVNDAILDLIKSSWGRR; translated from the coding sequence ATGGCGCTAACAGAACAAATCGAGCAGGAGAATGCTTTTTCCGAGGATGCTGCGACGAAGATCGTCCGGCATGCTGGCATGCTTTCGAACCAGCTCCAGGCTCTGCGAACCCGCATGTATCCGCCGAAGGCGGAAAAGAGCCTGCGATATTTCATGACGAATGAGGTCTCGAAATTGACCTCCATTCCCGACTCGACCCTGAAGCTGCTGTCCAATGAGGGCCGCGGCCCGGTTCCTAGCCGGCTAGAGAATAACCATCGCGCCTATACGCTGCAGCAGATCAATCAGTTGCGTGCCATGTTTGCCGAGCAGAAGCCTTCGGACGCATTGCGGTTTCTTCCTTATCGGCAGGGCAGGGAGCATCTTCAGGTGCTCGCGGTCGCAAACTTCAAAGGCGGCAGCGCCAAGACGACAACCAGCGTCCACCTTGCACAATATCTCGCGCTCCACGGCTATCGTGTTCTGGCGATCGATCTCGACCCGCAGGCCTCGCTTTCTGCGATGTTCGGTTTCCAGCCCGAGATCGACGTGCAAGCCAACGAGACCATCTATGCCGCTTTGCGGTATGACGACGAACGCCGGCCGATGAAAGAGATCATCCATCGAACCTACTTCGATGGCATCGATCTCATTCCGAGCAATCTCGAGGTTATGGAATACGAGCATGAGACGCCTCGCATTCTGGCGCAGCGATTGGGCAGTCGCGAGGGGATGTTTTTCGAACGGCTGAAGCTCGCATTGGACGAAGTCAGACATCGTTACGATGTGGTGATCTTGGACACTCCGCCATCCCTGGGTTTCCTGACGCTTGGCGCCATTCACGCTTCGACGGGGATGATTGTAACTGTCCACCCGGCAATGCTGGACGTCTCGTCGATGAGCCAGTTCCTGTTGATGATGGGAGATCTCATCCAGGTTTTGGGCGAGAGCGGTGCCGTGTTGAAGCAGGATTTTTTCCGCTACCTCATCACCCGCCACGATCCGAACGATCAGCCGCAGTCGCAGGTGGTGGCCATGCTTCGCCATCTTTTTGGCGACGACGTCATCTTGCCGACGGCGATCGAAAGCACGGCAGTCGAGGCCGCAGGTCTTGCCAAGCGCAGCCTGTACGAATTGGAGATGGGTCAGGTCGGCCGCGATACCCATCGCCGTGCCCGCGATGCAATGGATGCCGTAAACGATGCCATCCTGGATTTGATCAAAAGCAGTTGGGGGAGGCGATGA
- the repB gene encoding plasmid partitioning protein RepB, with product MTKSPKRSSLAASFGLLAADINADTKNSVEQQVSASAPVRVGAGVIGATHKAISDIRDERDRLLAMLEAGSGGSTEIDTDLIDPSPFPDRLPDDNDESFAEFKKSIEEDGQKIPIQVRLHPTLAGRYQVIYGHRRLRAARELQRPIKALTLDMSDRDLVVVQGIENAARQDLSWIERALFAWRMDEAGIRPRDIYAALGIDDAELARMRSVYRVVPLDVIEAIGRAPKIGRPRWVEFGGSLKAKPDALRAIRETLSSDRVLRLMSNERFSQAMGMLKTPAARLPGRDIRDGRGKSLARLQISKKELKLMPETDRGVRFAAFLEGEIPALIAKFDAADKQDDS from the coding sequence ATGACGAAGTCCCCAAAAAGATCATCGCTTGCCGCAAGCTTCGGATTGCTGGCAGCCGATATCAATGCCGATACGAAGAACAGCGTTGAGCAGCAGGTGTCCGCTTCGGCGCCTGTCCGTGTGGGCGCCGGCGTCATTGGCGCGACCCATAAGGCGATCAGTGACATCAGGGACGAACGCGACCGGCTTCTTGCCATGCTGGAGGCGGGCTCCGGCGGCTCGACCGAAATCGACACTGATCTGATCGATCCGTCGCCCTTTCCTGACCGGCTTCCTGACGACAACGACGAGTCTTTTGCGGAGTTCAAGAAGAGCATCGAGGAAGATGGGCAGAAGATCCCCATCCAGGTCCGCCTTCATCCGACGTTGGCAGGCCGATATCAGGTGATCTACGGCCATCGCCGCCTGCGCGCCGCCCGTGAGCTTCAGCGCCCCATCAAGGCGTTGACCTTGGACATGTCTGATCGAGATCTTGTTGTCGTTCAGGGGATCGAGAATGCTGCGCGTCAGGATTTGAGCTGGATCGAACGGGCGCTGTTTGCATGGCGTATGGACGAAGCCGGCATCCGCCCGAGAGATATTTATGCAGCGCTTGGGATCGACGACGCAGAGCTTGCACGTATGCGTTCCGTCTATCGCGTCGTCCCTCTCGACGTCATCGAGGCCATTGGCAGGGCGCCTAAAATTGGGCGCCCGCGATGGGTCGAATTCGGCGGATCGTTAAAAGCGAAACCTGATGCACTTAGGGCGATCAGAGAGACCCTGTCATCTGACAGGGTTTTGCGCTTGATGTCGAATGAGCGGTTCAGTCAGGCCATGGGAATGTTGAAAACTCCTGCGGCTCGCCTGCCCGGTCGAGATATTCGTGATGGACGCGGCAAATCCCTGGCGAGGCTTCAGATTTCGAAGAAAGAACTGAAGCTTATGCCAGAGACCGACCGAGGTGTCCGGTTTGCAGCCTTCCTGGAAGGCGAAATACCGGCGCTGATCGCGAAGTTCGATGCCGCAGATAAACAGGATGATTCATAA